The Palleronia sp. THAF1 genome window below encodes:
- the recQ gene encoding DNA helicase RecQ, with amino-acid sequence MQDPQAILASVFGFDAFRPGQADIVQAVTDGEPVLAIMPTGGGKSLCFQLPALLRDGLTLVVSPLIALMRDQVRGLQEAGVAAGCLTSANTEEETQAVWEAIADGSLKLLYLAPERLGSAERMLSRANISMIAVDEAHCVSQWGHDFRPDYLRIGALRRSLNVPLAAFTATADAETREEIVRRLFDGIEPRLFLHGFDRPNIHLAFTPKDKPREQILNFAAARKGQSGIVYCGTRAKTEGLADALNKQGHMAAAYHGGMEADQRRAVEHRFAVEDGLIVCATVAFGMGVDKPDIRWVAHADLPKSIESYYQEIGRGGRDGAPAETLTLYGPDDIRLRRSQIDEGTAPPERKAADHGRLNALLGLAEALGCRRTQLLAYFGEDSEPCGNCDQCEKPPETFDGTEAVQMALSAILRTGEYFGTGHLVDILTGRATDKVKQRSHDDLPTFGVGQATPAKQWQAIYRQMLGRDLVRPDPERHGALRLMESCRPILKGEAQIKLRRDTLTARDRPAVKTLVSEEDAPLLSALKAQRRALAEAQNVPAYIIFNDKTLIEMAERRPTDLDGMAGITGVGAKKLADYGATFLKVINGAVEEAHPARRKLAGQAAGTVYDRLMEAQGDLARGEDGTGKPMSCPAGTLRWIAERRPSDLDQLARAPGLNQPKLDRFGDRFLEICRDT; translated from the coding sequence ATGCAGGACCCACAGGCGATCCTCGCCTCAGTCTTCGGATTCGACGCCTTCCGCCCCGGTCAGGCGGACATCGTGCAGGCCGTCACGGATGGTGAGCCGGTGCTGGCGATCATGCCCACCGGCGGCGGAAAATCCCTGTGCTTCCAACTGCCCGCCCTCCTGCGCGATGGCCTGACGCTCGTGGTCTCCCCCCTGATCGCCCTCATGCGCGACCAGGTGCGCGGCCTTCAAGAAGCGGGCGTCGCCGCAGGTTGCCTGACCAGCGCGAACACCGAAGAGGAAACGCAAGCCGTCTGGGAGGCCATCGCCGACGGCTCGCTGAAACTCCTCTACCTCGCCCCCGAACGCCTCGGCTCTGCCGAACGGATGCTGTCCCGCGCCAACATCTCCATGATCGCGGTGGACGAAGCGCACTGCGTCAGCCAGTGGGGCCACGACTTCCGCCCCGATTACCTGCGCATCGGCGCGTTGCGCCGGTCGCTGAACGTGCCCCTGGCCGCCTTCACCGCCACCGCCGACGCCGAAACGCGCGAGGAAATCGTGCGCCGTCTGTTCGACGGCATTGAGCCGCGCCTATTCTTGCACGGCTTCGACCGTCCGAACATCCATCTGGCCTTCACGCCAAAGGACAAGCCGCGCGAGCAGATCCTGAACTTCGCCGCCGCGCGAAAGGGGCAGTCCGGCATCGTCTACTGTGGCACCCGCGCCAAGACCGAAGGTCTTGCCGATGCGCTGAACAAGCAGGGTCACATGGCCGCCGCCTACCACGGCGGGATGGAGGCCGACCAACGCCGCGCCGTCGAACACCGTTTCGCGGTTGAAGATGGGCTGATCGTCTGCGCTACCGTCGCCTTCGGCATGGGGGTCGACAAGCCGGATATCCGCTGGGTCGCCCACGCCGATCTGCCCAAGTCGATCGAGAGCTATTACCAGGAAATCGGGCGCGGCGGCCGGGACGGTGCCCCTGCCGAAACCCTCACCCTTTACGGCCCCGACGACATCCGCCTGCGCCGTAGCCAGATCGACGAAGGCACGGCACCGCCCGAACGCAAAGCCGCCGATCATGGCCGACTGAACGCGCTTCTGGGACTGGCCGAGGCACTGGGCTGCCGTCGCACCCAGCTCCTCGCCTACTTCGGCGAAGACAGCGAACCTTGTGGCAACTGCGATCAATGCGAAAAACCGCCCGAAACCTTCGACGGGACCGAAGCCGTGCAGATGGCCCTGTCCGCCATCCTGCGCACCGGCGAATACTTCGGCACAGGGCACCTTGTGGATATCCTGACCGGTCGCGCGACCGACAAGGTCAAGCAACGCAGCCACGATGATCTGCCCACCTTTGGCGTTGGACAGGCCACTCCCGCCAAGCAATGGCAGGCGATCTACCGCCAGATGCTGGGCCGCGACCTTGTTCGCCCCGATCCCGAGCGCCACGGCGCGCTGCGGCTGATGGAAAGCTGCCGCCCGATCCTCAAGGGCGAGGCGCAAATCAAGCTTCGTCGCGACACGCTGACCGCCCGTGACCGCCCCGCCGTCAAGACGCTGGTATCGGAAGAGGACGCGCCGCTTCTTTCCGCGCTAAAGGCCCAGCGCCGCGCTCTCGCGGAAGCACAGAACGTACCCGCCTACATCATCTTCAACGACAAGACCCTGATCGAAATGGCCGAACGCCGCCCCACCGATCTGGACGGCATGGCCGGGATCACCGGGGTCGGCGCGAAGAAGCTGGCCGACTACGGCGCGACATTCCTGAAGGTCATCAACGGCGCGGTGGAAGAGGCTCACCCCGCCCGGCGCAAGCTGGCAGGCCAAGCCGCGGGTACCGTCTACGACCGTCTGATGGAAGCGCAGGGGGACCTCGCACGCGGCGAAGACGGCACCGGCAAGCCCATGTCCTGCCCCGCCGGCACCCTGCGCTGGATCGCCGAGCGCCGTCCATCCGATCTGGATCAACTGGCGCGCGCGCCGGGCCTGAACCAACCCAAGCTGGATCGCTTCGGAGACCGCTTTCTCGAAATCTGCCGCGACACCTGA
- the yaaA gene encoding peroxide stress protein YaaA, translating to MLIAISPAKRLNWDTVNVPTTEPRLQDQADILAGHARQLSLGDLKSLMGLSDDLAKLNRDRFRDMADGTDRRPAAWAFAGDTYQGLEMPTLDEAAQAFADDHLRILSGLYGVLRPRDGIEAYRLEMGSKLKTRRGKSLYDFWGDRLSQVLNDDAAAAGTHVLLNCASQEYFGAVDAKALNLQVITPRFLDEKNGQAKVISFHAKRARGAMARFVCEHRITDPAALMDFDTAGYAYAPDLSEPDAPAFFRSEAAAQAA from the coding sequence ATGCTCATCGCGATCTCGCCAGCCAAACGTCTGAACTGGGACACGGTCAACGTCCCGACGACCGAACCCCGTTTGCAGGATCAGGCCGACATCCTCGCCGGTCACGCGCGGCAACTTTCGCTGGGCGATCTGAAGTCGCTGATGGGCCTGTCGGACGATCTGGCCAAGCTGAACCGCGACCGCTTCCGCGACATGGCCGATGGGACAGACCGCCGTCCCGCCGCCTGGGCCTTTGCGGGCGACACCTACCAGGGGTTGGAAATGCCGACGCTGGATGAAGCGGCGCAGGCCTTCGCCGACGATCACCTGCGCATCCTGTCCGGCCTTTACGGCGTGCTGCGCCCCCGCGACGGGATCGAGGCCTACCGCCTTGAAATGGGCAGCAAACTGAAGACCCGGCGCGGCAAGTCCCTGTATGACTTCTGGGGGGATCGCCTGTCGCAGGTTCTCAACGACGACGCCGCGGCCGCTGGCACGCATGTCCTTCTGAACTGTGCCAGTCAGGAATACTTCGGCGCGGTGGATGCCAAGGCTTTGAACCTACAGGTCATTACACCCCGGTTCCTAGATGAGAAGAACGGGCAGGCCAAGGTGATCTCGTTCCACGCCAAGCGGGCGCGCGGCGCGATGGCGCGCTTCGTATGCGAGCACAGGATCACCGACCCGGCAGCGCTGATGGACTTCGATACCGCTGGGTATGCCTACGCGCCCGACCTGTCCGAACCGGATGCGCCCGCCTTCTTCCGTAGCGAGGCGGCCGCGCAAGCGGCCTAG
- a CDS encoding PAS-domain containing protein — MRGAELTRQEQDRRNRLAAERMLVTSVDASSDKLRKLELANGTLHRRMADWRDQAEKLTAENAELRADRDRVARDAAEDRAGERMEKSALWAALQTIPDGFAIYDAQECLIAANAAYLSIFDGLDVTQPGTPVRDLFAALLQEGVVDPGNRGNDWPEYMAGRWRHDPIPPEVMYLWNGRIIKLIETRLPDGGVVSRGSDQTDMLRLQSAIEALPDGFVVFDAEDRLVTCNEQYRRFYAVSRDAITPGTTFTNILQAGLRSGQYQEAIGREEAWLEERLDRHQNLDGKPIEQQISDGRWLRVVEVETPDGGRAGFRIDITAMKEQEIELRRMHTAAQAAERAKSAFLSNMGHEIRTPMNGLVGTADLLLETGLDADQIELARTLRRSAGALLTFMDDVLDFSRAEADRIVLSSDAFSPVALVQETVASFEAQARLKGLTLVPDASPGLAVSFMGDARRIRQILANLLSNAVKFSDAGTVTVQAASDRSAKGQPALRLSVLDTGAGVPADRVEHIFQGFSQAQDGTARPHDGSGLGLAICRKLAEQMGGTLTYRDREGGGAAFDCVLPLPVASEPGPDAARADPMVRPVMRVVAAEDNATNRMVLGKLMEPLGVDLRIAQNGQECIDLVCADPPDLVLMDISMPDMDGCEATRRLRKWEADQDRPPLPIVAMTAHILPEEIQRFLTAGMDRVIHKPLKRDALSAELDNAREAKGG; from the coding sequence ATGCGCGGGGCAGAACTGACGCGACAGGAACAGGATCGGCGCAATCGGCTTGCCGCCGAGCGCATGCTGGTGACCAGCGTCGATGCCTCTAGCGATAAGTTGCGCAAGCTTGAGCTGGCGAACGGCACACTGCATCGCCGTATGGCCGATTGGCGTGATCAAGCCGAGAAGCTGACGGCAGAGAACGCAGAGCTGCGCGCCGACCGAGACCGCGTGGCCCGCGATGCAGCCGAAGATCGCGCGGGCGAGCGGATGGAAAAATCCGCGCTGTGGGCGGCCTTGCAGACCATCCCGGACGGATTTGCGATCTACGACGCGCAAGAATGTCTGATCGCGGCCAACGCGGCCTACCTGTCGATCTTCGACGGGTTGGACGTCACGCAGCCCGGCACGCCGGTACGGGATTTGTTCGCCGCGCTCCTGCAGGAAGGGGTCGTCGATCCGGGCAACAGAGGGAATGACTGGCCCGAATACATGGCGGGCCGATGGCGGCACGACCCGATTCCGCCAGAAGTGATGTATCTGTGGAATGGGCGAATCATCAAGCTGATCGAAACGCGATTGCCGGACGGTGGTGTGGTGTCGCGCGGCAGTGACCAAACCGACATGCTGCGGCTGCAATCTGCGATCGAGGCGCTTCCGGATGGGTTCGTTGTATTCGACGCCGAGGATCGGCTGGTCACCTGCAACGAGCAATACCGCCGTTTCTACGCCGTTTCGCGGGATGCGATAACGCCCGGCACAACCTTTACCAATATCCTGCAAGCAGGCCTGCGCAGCGGACAGTATCAAGAGGCCATCGGACGTGAAGAGGCCTGGCTGGAAGAGCGATTGGATCGGCACCAGAACCTGGATGGCAAGCCGATTGAGCAGCAGATCAGCGACGGCAGGTGGTTGCGCGTGGTCGAGGTCGAGACGCCCGATGGCGGGCGCGCCGGCTTCCGCATCGACATCACGGCGATGAAGGAGCAGGAGATCGAGTTGCGGCGCATGCATACGGCGGCGCAGGCGGCGGAGCGTGCGAAGTCGGCCTTCCTGTCTAACATGGGCCATGAAATCCGCACCCCGATGAACGGTCTTGTCGGTACCGCAGACCTGCTGCTGGAGACGGGGCTGGATGCGGACCAGATCGAACTTGCGCGTACGTTGCGCCGTTCTGCCGGGGCGCTGCTAACCTTCATGGATGACGTTCTGGATTTTTCGCGGGCAGAGGCTGATCGGATCGTGTTGTCTTCGGATGCGTTCTCACCCGTCGCATTGGTGCAGGAAACGGTGGCTAGCTTCGAGGCGCAGGCGCGTCTGAAAGGCCTGACGTTGGTGCCGGACGCCTCGCCCGGTTTGGCCGTCAGCTTCATGGGCGACGCGCGACGTATCCGTCAGATCCTTGCCAACCTGTTGAGCAATGCCGTGAAATTCTCGGACGCCGGAACGGTGACGGTGCAGGCTGCTTCCGATCGAAGCGCAAAGGGCCAGCCAGCGCTACGCTTGTCCGTTCTGGATACCGGCGCGGGCGTTCCTGCGGACAGGGTCGAGCATATCTTCCAAGGCTTTTCACAAGCGCAGGACGGCACCGCGCGACCGCACGATGGCAGTGGCCTTGGCCTTGCGATCTGTCGCAAGCTGGCTGAGCAGATGGGTGGCACGCTGACCTACCGTGACCGGGAAGGCGGTGGCGCTGCGTTCGATTGCGTCCTGCCGTTGCCCGTCGCCTCGGAACCGGGGCCGGACGCTGCGCGCGCAGACCCGATGGTGCGACCTGTCATGCGGGTTGTCGCGGCAGAAGATAATGCGACCAATCGCATGGTGCTCGGCAAGTTGATGGAGCCTTTGGGCGTCGATCTTAGGATCGCGCAGAACGGGCAGGAGTGCATCGATCTTGTCTGCGCCGATCCGCCCGATCTGGTGCTGATGGATATCTCCATGCCCGACATGGACGGCTGCGAGGCGACCCGCCGCTTGCGCAAGTGGGAGGCTGATCAGGACAGGCCGCCGCTGCCCATCGTGGCGATGACAGCACATATCCTGCCGGAAGAGATACAGCGTTTCCTGACGGCCGGTATGGACCGGGTCATCCACAAGCCACTTAAGCGCGATGCGCTGTCGGCAGAACTGGACAACGCGCGAGAGGCAAAGGGCGGCTAG
- a CDS encoding acetyl-CoA C-acyltransferase family protein gives MLDDIVILSGARTAIGTFGGSLSGVPPIDLAATASRAALERAGVEGGQIGHVVFGHVINTEPRDMYLSRVAAMDAGVPETVPAMNVNRLCGSGAQAIVSVIQNLAMNDCDFALTGGAECMSRSPYILPAARWGQKMGDVETRDMMLGALNCPFGTGHMGVTAENVASEFGISREDQDAFAMASQERAAAAMADDRFQEQIAPVEIASRRETATFAKDEHPKQTSLEKLAGLRAVFQKDGTVTAGNASGINDGAAALVLARGQAARDAGLTPKFRVVGYAHSGVRPEVMGIGPIPAVRNLMERTGLTADAFDVIESNEAFAAQAIAVNRELGLDAAKVNPNGGAIALGHPVGATGAILTVKAMYELERTGGKIALITMCIGGGQGIALAIERL, from the coding sequence ATGCTCGACGATATCGTGATCCTGTCCGGTGCCCGCACCGCCATCGGCACCTTCGGCGGCAGCCTGTCCGGCGTGCCACCTATCGACCTTGCCGCCACCGCCAGCCGCGCCGCACTGGAGCGTGCCGGGGTCGAAGGGGGCCAGATCGGTCATGTCGTCTTCGGGCATGTGATCAACACAGAGCCGCGCGATATGTATCTGTCGCGCGTCGCCGCGATGGACGCGGGCGTGCCCGAAACCGTGCCTGCGATGAACGTGAACCGCCTGTGCGGGTCGGGCGCGCAGGCCATCGTATCGGTGATCCAGAACCTTGCCATGAACGATTGCGACTTCGCGCTGACGGGCGGGGCCGAGTGCATGAGCCGCTCTCCCTACATCCTGCCTGCTGCGCGGTGGGGCCAGAAGATGGGTGACGTGGAAACGCGCGATATGATGCTGGGCGCGCTGAACTGCCCCTTCGGCACCGGCCACATGGGCGTCACGGCGGAAAACGTCGCCTCCGAGTTCGGCATCTCGCGCGAGGATCAGGACGCCTTCGCCATGGCCAGCCAGGAACGCGCGGCGGCGGCGATGGCGGACGATCGGTTTCAAGAGCAGATCGCGCCGGTCGAGATCGCGTCGCGGCGCGAGACGGCGACCTTTGCGAAGGACGAGCACCCCAAACAGACCTCGCTGGAAAAGCTCGCCGGGCTGCGCGCCGTGTTCCAGAAGGACGGCACCGTCACGGCGGGCAACGCCAGCGGCATCAACGACGGTGCCGCGGCCTTGGTTCTGGCCCGTGGGCAGGCCGCACGCGATGCGGGCCTTACGCCGAAATTCCGGGTGGTGGGCTACGCGCATTCCGGTGTCCGGCCAGAGGTGATGGGCATCGGCCCGATCCCCGCCGTGCGCAACCTGATGGAGCGGACGGGCCTGACCGCCGACGCCTTCGACGTGATCGAATCGAACGAGGCTTTCGCCGCGCAGGCCATCGCTGTGAACCGCGAACTGGGGCTGGATGCAGCCAAGGTGAACCCGAACGGCGGTGCGATTGCGCTGGGCCACCCGGTGGGCGCAACCGGCGCGATCCTGACCGTGAAGGCCATGTACGAGTTGGAACGCACAGGCGGCAAGATCGCTCTGATCACCATGTGCATCGGCGGCGGCCAAGGTATCGCGCTGGCGATCGAACGTCTCTGA
- a CDS encoding lytic murein transglycosylase, protein MFRYAFLLLALTAPVAAQEAPEPRPDRSVMDAAAQSALDDWASAYRGRALVQGVPRAVLDPVLDGLTLRPEVVAADRDRRAMQQPVWTYFDTAITEERIEAGRAAMARETRILEAIESRYGVEPQIIAAIWGIESDYGRDSALDDGLAVLASLAEGARRPAAFEAQLTAALKIVEAGDVEASDMSAAIDGTMGQTGLLPTTLIVHGVDFDGDGRRDVWDDSADALATTAAFLSSYGWVPGQPWGVEVTLPDGFDYGLARRAETQLPSEWAELGVTGTDDAPVDDFGPASILLPAGAEGAAFLIFPNFSVLERYDATDAWPLAVGLLSDGLTGGDALAADWPRDDRILTEQELTEMQRLLTQSGFDTFGIDGRVGPLTIAAIRAFQTDRGMVPDGYASLRVLRALRD, encoded by the coding sequence ATGTTTCGTTACGCTTTCTTGCTGCTCGCCCTGACCGCTCCTGTCGCCGCGCAGGAGGCACCTGAACCGCGACCCGACCGCTCTGTGATGGACGCCGCCGCGCAGTCGGCGCTTGACGATTGGGCCAGCGCCTATCGCGGACGGGCATTGGTGCAAGGCGTGCCGCGCGCCGTGCTGGATCCGGTGCTTGACGGTCTGACCCTGCGCCCAGAGGTCGTCGCCGCCGACCGCGACCGCCGAGCGATGCAGCAGCCGGTGTGGACCTATTTCGACACCGCGATCACCGAGGAACGAATAGAAGCAGGCCGCGCTGCGATGGCGCGAGAGACGCGTATTCTGGAAGCGATCGAGTCCCGCTACGGCGTTGAGCCACAGATCATCGCCGCGATCTGGGGCATCGAAAGCGACTACGGCAGGGATTCCGCGCTCGACGATGGCCTTGCGGTTCTGGCCAGCCTGGCGGAGGGCGCGCGTCGTCCCGCCGCGTTCGAGGCCCAGTTGACCGCCGCCCTGAAGATCGTCGAGGCGGGCGACGTCGAAGCCAGCGATATGAGCGCGGCCATCGACGGCACGATGGGTCAGACCGGCCTGCTTCCGACGACGTTGATCGTGCACGGCGTCGATTTCGATGGCGACGGACGTCGCGATGTCTGGGACGACAGTGCCGACGCCTTGGCGACCACCGCCGCATTCCTGTCCAGCTACGGTTGGGTGCCGGGCCAGCCTTGGGGCGTGGAGGTGACGCTGCCCGATGGCTTCGACTACGGGCTGGCGCGTCGGGCCGAGACGCAATTGCCTTCGGAATGGGCAGAGCTGGGCGTCACCGGCACCGATGACGCACCCGTCGACGACTTCGGTCCGGCCTCGATCCTGCTGCCGGCTGGGGCGGAGGGCGCGGCCTTCCTGATCTTCCCGAACTTCTCTGTGCTGGAACGCTATGATGCCACCGACGCATGGCCCCTTGCCGTCGGCCTCTTGTCAGACGGCCTGACCGGCGGCGACGCGCTGGCGGCCGACTGGCCACGGGACGACCGTATTCTGACAGAACAAGAACTGACAGAGATGCAGCGTCTGCTGACCCAATCCGGATTCGACACCTTTGGCATCGACGGACGGGTCGGCCCCCTGACCATCGCCGCGATCCGCGCCTTTCAGACGGATCGCGGAATGGTGCCGGACGGCTACGCGTCATTGCGCGTGTTGCGCGCGTTGCGGGACTAG
- a CDS encoding DUF3047 domain-containing protein codes for MRPILTAAILSLLPFAAVAAPVPFDDQWEDQRFPFQKGNEYAREGDALTVASDGAVSLVYRRTPDLADASTASWSWEVRDGVPATDLSVKGGDDRNLALYFVFADPETAERLEGASLRSLLGEDNARILVYVRGGQSEPGTMLDSPYLGERGKTIVVEGTGTGQSDVSIDFDADLDRAFGERPSQLLGIAVSADSDDTESMIDATVSDLTVD; via the coding sequence ATGCGTCCGATCCTGACCGCCGCCATCTTGTCGCTGCTACCCTTTGCCGCCGTCGCGGCCCCTGTGCCCTTCGACGACCAATGGGAAGATCAGCGCTTCCCGTTCCAGAAGGGCAACGAGTATGCGCGCGAGGGCGATGCGCTGACCGTCGCTTCCGACGGCGCGGTGTCGTTGGTTTATCGTCGCACGCCCGATCTGGCGGATGCGAGCACGGCAAGCTGGTCGTGGGAGGTTCGCGATGGCGTTCCGGCAACCGATCTGTCGGTGAAGGGTGGCGATGACCGCAATCTGGCACTCTATTTCGTTTTCGCTGACCCCGAAACGGCAGAGCGGCTGGAAGGCGCGTCGCTGCGCTCCCTTCTGGGGGAGGACAACGCCCGCATCCTTGTCTACGTGCGCGGCGGTCAGTCAGAGCCGGGCACGATGCTGGATAGCCCCTATCTGGGCGAGCGCGGCAAGACCATCGTGGTCGAAGGGACGGGCACTGGGCAGAGCGATGTCAGCATCGACTTCGATGCCGATCTGGACCGCGCGTTCGGAGAGCGACCATCCCAACTGCTGGGGATCGCAGTGTCCGCCGATAGCGACGATACCGAGTCGATGATCGACGCCACAGTCTCTGACCTGACGGTCGACTAG
- a CDS encoding TIM barrel protein has translation MLRIATTPALWSNDDDHTLGANTSVETALTAIAELGIEGVEDGHKLPTEPGALKATLDQHGLTFAAGFHGTHLLDRSAEDEIEALAPVIVRLQEVGCKTLVLREVSNAISDADTPMSRKPTLDDAAWDSFGLKLEQVAKHLAEHDIVASYQPYAGTVIHTPEEIDRLMTETGTNLFLCFDSAQIYVGGGDPGQVLTRHLPRVRHVHLGDVRVRPLTKSRMGDTGWPEAVRAGIFGLPGDKDGSVDFKTLLNLLTASEYEGFVTLTAGIDPERTNPKEALTQAMKTLANLAQNGTVAA, from the coding sequence ATGCTTCGCATCGCCACCACCCCAGCCCTATGGTCGAACGACGACGACCATACCCTTGGCGCCAACACCTCTGTCGAGACCGCTTTGACCGCAATCGCAGAGCTGGGCATCGAAGGGGTCGAGGACGGCCACAAGCTGCCGACCGAGCCGGGTGCGCTGAAGGCGACGCTGGACCAGCATGGGCTGACCTTCGCCGCCGGTTTCCACGGCACGCACCTACTGGACCGCTCTGCCGAGGACGAGATCGAGGCGCTGGCCCCCGTCATCGTTCGCCTGCAGGAAGTCGGCTGCAAGACGCTGGTGCTGCGCGAAGTGTCGAACGCGATCAGCGATGCGGACACGCCCATGTCCCGCAAACCAACGCTGGACGACGCCGCGTGGGACAGCTTCGGCCTGAAGCTGGAGCAGGTCGCCAAGCATCTGGCCGAACATGACATCGTCGCGTCGTATCAGCCCTACGCCGGAACTGTGATCCACACCCCGGAAGAGATCGACCGCCTGATGACAGAAACGGGCACCAACCTGTTCCTGTGCTTCGACTCCGCGCAGATCTATGTCGGCGGCGGCGATCCCGGCCAAGTGCTGACGCGCCACCTGCCCCGCGTGCGCCACGTCCACCTGGGCGACGTGCGGGTGCGTCCGCTGACCAAGTCCCGCATGGGCGACACTGGCTGGCCGGAAGCCGTTCGCGCCGGCATCTTCGGCCTGCCCGGCGACAAGGACGGCTCTGTCGACTTCAAGACGCTGCTGAACTTGCTGACCGCCTCTGAATACGAAGGCTTCGTGACCCTCACCGCCGGGATCGACCCCGAGCGGACCAACCCGAAAGAGGCGTTGACGCAGGCGATGAAAACCTTGGCCAATCTGGCGCAGAACGGCACCGTCGCCGCCTGA
- a CDS encoding twin-arginine translocation pathway signal codes for MTDKPSLSRRSILVGTALTGAAAAVGGAADAATDIAPVTDDKRTVVLKDTPHTRAYMALARKG; via the coding sequence ATGACCGACAAACCATCCCTCTCCCGTCGTTCCATTCTTGTCGGCACAGCCCTCACCGGTGCTGCTGCTGCAGTCGGCGGTGCTGCCGATGCGGCCACCGACATCGCTCCCGTCACCGATGACAAGCGTACTGTCGTCCTGAAGGACACGCCCCACACCCGCGCCTACATGGCGCTGGCGCGAAAGGGATAA